In Rattus rattus isolate New Zealand chromosome 9, Rrattus_CSIRO_v1, whole genome shotgun sequence, a genomic segment contains:
- the LOC116909596 gene encoding zinc finger protein 431-like isoform X1 — protein sequence MVETYSNLTAIGYNWEDHNIEEHCQSSRRHARHERSPTGEKPCKGIQYGESFLHSSLQIHKRAHTGEKPYECNQCDKAYSRYSYLRIHKRTHTGEKPYECKQCTKAFACHGQLRRHERIHTGEKPYKCNQCDKAFSRHSHLQIHKRTHTGEKPYECHQCGKAFVCSSHLQIHKRTHTGERPYECNQCGKAFLCHSSLRIHKRIHTGEKPYECNQCGKAFASISSLQYHKRTHSGEKPYKCNQCGNSYSQPCILKSHKRTHSGQKPYKCNQCDKAFACHSSLQSHERTHTGEKLYECKQCGKAFTYHGGLQIHERTHTGEKPYGCNQCDKAFACHSSLQNHKRTHTGEKPYQCNQCGKAFAYHNYLRIHKRTHTGEKPYECSQCGKAFSCHSTLQNHKRTHTGEKPYECNQCGKAFACFSNLQNHKRTHTGEKPYECNQCGKAFACHNALQNHKRTHTGEKPYECDQCGKFYSNLHNLRIHKITHTGEKPYECDQCGKAFAYHGYLQIHKRTHTGEKPYECNQCGKAFAYHSNFQNHKRRHTGEKPYECNQCGKAFACHNSLQNHKRTHTGEKPYECDQCGKAFAYHNYLQIHKKKHTGEKPYKCNQCSKAFACYSTLQNHKRTHTGEKPYECSQCGKAFSQPINLQKHKRKHTGETLEI from the coding sequence GCATGAAAGAAGTcctactggagagaaaccctgtaAAGGTATTCAATATGGTGAATCCTTTTTACACAGCagtctccaaatacataaaagagcacatactggagagaagccctatgaatgtaatcaatgtgataaagcctATTCTCGATACAGTTATCTCcgaatacataaaagaacacatactggagagaaaccctatgaatgtaagcaGTGTACTAAAGCCTTTGCATGCCATGGTCAGCTTCGAaggcatgaaagaattcatactggagagaaaccttacaaatgcaatcaatgtgataaagccttttcacGACACAGtcatctccaaatacataaaagaacacatactggagagaaaccctatgaatgtcatcaatgtggtaaagcctttgtatgTTCTAGTCATCTCCAAatccataaaagaacacatactggagagagaccctatgaatgtaatcaatgtggtaaagcctttttATGTCACAGTAGTCTCCgaatacataaaagaatacatactggagagaagccctatgaatgtaatcagtgtggtaaagcctttgcatctATCAGTAGTCTTCAAtaccataaaagaacacatagtggagagaagccctataaatgtaatcaatgtggtaattCCTATTCACAACCATGTATTCTTAAAagccataaaagaacacatagtggacagaaaccctataaatgtaatcaatgtgataaagcctttgcaTGTCATAGTAGTCTTCAAagtcatgaaagaacacatactggagagaaactttaTGAATGTaagcaatgtggtaaagcctttacatATCATGGCGGACTTCAAattcatgaaagaacacatactggagagaagccgtATGGATGTAATCAGTGTGATAAAGCCTTTGCATGTCACAGTAGTCTTCaaaaccataaaagaacacatactggagagaaaccctatcaatgtaatcaatgtggtaaagcctttgcatatcaTAATTATCTTCGAATACATAagagaacacatacaggagagaaaccctatgaatgtagtcaatgtggtaaagccttttcaTGTCATAGTACTcttcaaaatcataaaagaacacatactggagaaaaaccctatgaatgtaatcaatgtggtaaagcctttgcatgcTTCAGTAATCTTCaaaaccataaaagaacacatacaggagagaaaccctatgaatgtaatcaatgtggtaaagcctttgcatgtcACAATGCTCTTCaaaaccataaaagaacacatactggagaaaaaccctaTGAATGTGATCAATGTGGTAAATTCTATTCAAATCTACATAATCtcagaatacataaaataacacatactggagagaaaccctacgaatgtgatcaatgtggtaaagccttcgCATATCATGGTTATCTTCAAatccataaaagaacacatactggggagaaaccctatgaatgtaatcagtgtggtaaagcctttgcatatcaTAGTAATTTCCAAAACCATAAAAGAAGACATACTGGAGAaaagccctatgaatgtaatcaatgtggtaaagcctttgcctGTCACAATAGTCTTCaaaaccataaaagaacacatactggagaaaaaccctatgaatgtgatcaatgtggtaaagcctttgcatatcataattatcttcaaatacataaaaaaaagcATACTGGAGAAAAGCCCTATAAATGTAATCAGTGTAGTAAAGCCTTTGCATGTTATAGTACTCTTCAAAACCATAAAAGAAcgcatactggagagaaaccctatgaatgtagtcaatgtggtaaagccttttcacAACCTATTAATCTCCAAAAGCATAAAAGAAAGCATACTGGAGAAACCTTGGAAATATAA